One genomic region from Leifsonia sp. Root1293 encodes:
- a CDS encoding ABC1 kinase family protein, with translation MFDSFLFWALFAIVGLVYAVGVGFATRSLMSAPVGWPRTYVVGLLVYAASWPFAASTAVQAGVVDAAGDLAVPWLVAALFIALSFGWVFAFGVAILVVSEALFPTQALPNPITSFRDLLHRRRRTQRYLAILSILSRHGVGWVIQGRRRSAARTPVRPLRTSTPQALVNAINEAGVTFVKLGQVLSTRRDLLPASYIEALSTLQTSASTLPWESIRDVIETEIGGPIDSVFAEVSETPLAAASVAQVHAGRLHDGTPVVLKVQRPGAAAQVAADVDIIVRLATRLEERTSWGREFGAVTLATGFARSLSEELDYRIEFRNTRQVGSAVAASRNNLLVVPRVYDEASTRRLLTMDCIDGTPLNASRRHLASLPPAQREELAAGLLDAVLEQIIVQGVFHADLHPGNLILGDDGRLGMIDFGAVGVLERSMREGLATLLLAAASEDDIATTDALLLLVDAPDSADIRALQADIGRVLTLMKHSDGNSSIFSQLLDVVREHRLGVPVPLGIAFRSIITLQSCLRILDPRFDMAERALDRVPHFLARLLPPRAVLGSLQAQAAIGIAMVRKLPRRLDSLTTNIEKSARALGSPQDHGWVGEIVTEGVGALIAIALVALGIVLVVTDAGPLITPNVRLYSFLGASVALAGFVLILRSLRRLFVRGPR, from the coding sequence GTGTTCGATTCATTCCTGTTCTGGGCGCTCTTCGCGATCGTCGGATTGGTCTACGCCGTCGGGGTCGGCTTCGCGACGCGGTCCCTCATGAGCGCACCCGTCGGCTGGCCCCGCACCTACGTCGTCGGGCTGTTGGTCTACGCAGCGAGCTGGCCGTTCGCCGCATCCACGGCAGTTCAGGCCGGGGTCGTCGATGCCGCTGGCGATCTCGCGGTGCCCTGGCTGGTGGCCGCCCTGTTCATCGCGCTCTCGTTCGGCTGGGTCTTCGCCTTCGGCGTCGCGATCCTCGTCGTCAGTGAGGCCCTGTTCCCCACCCAGGCCCTGCCGAACCCGATCACCTCATTCCGAGACCTCTTGCACCGGCGCCGACGGACCCAGCGTTATCTCGCGATCCTGTCGATCCTCTCCCGTCACGGGGTCGGCTGGGTGATCCAGGGTCGCCGGAGATCGGCCGCGCGCACTCCCGTTCGGCCGCTGCGAACGTCGACGCCGCAAGCGCTCGTCAATGCGATCAACGAGGCCGGCGTCACCTTCGTGAAACTCGGGCAAGTGCTGTCCACGCGCCGGGATCTGCTCCCCGCGTCCTACATCGAAGCTCTCTCGACCCTGCAGACGTCGGCGTCGACCCTGCCCTGGGAGTCGATCCGCGACGTCATCGAGACGGAGATCGGCGGCCCGATCGACTCGGTCTTCGCCGAGGTCTCCGAGACGCCCCTGGCCGCCGCATCCGTCGCCCAGGTGCACGCGGGAAGACTCCACGATGGCACTCCGGTCGTGCTCAAGGTGCAGCGACCTGGAGCCGCGGCTCAGGTGGCCGCCGATGTGGACATCATCGTGCGACTCGCCACCCGGCTGGAGGAGCGCACGAGCTGGGGCCGAGAGTTCGGTGCGGTGACGCTGGCGACGGGATTCGCCCGCTCGCTCAGCGAAGAACTCGACTACCGTATCGAGTTCCGGAACACCCGGCAGGTGGGAAGCGCCGTCGCCGCGTCGCGGAACAACCTGCTCGTGGTGCCTCGGGTGTACGACGAGGCGAGTACACGCCGACTCCTCACGATGGATTGCATCGACGGCACGCCGCTGAACGCTTCGCGGCGTCATCTCGCGTCGTTGCCGCCGGCCCAGCGCGAAGAACTCGCCGCCGGTCTCCTCGACGCCGTGCTCGAGCAGATCATCGTGCAGGGCGTGTTCCACGCCGACCTGCATCCGGGAAACCTCATACTCGGCGACGACGGACGCCTCGGCATGATCGACTTCGGTGCCGTCGGAGTGCTGGAGCGCAGCATGCGCGAGGGGCTCGCCACCCTGCTGCTCGCCGCCGCCTCGGAAGACGACATCGCGACGACCGATGCCCTGCTCCTCCTCGTCGACGCCCCTGACAGTGCAGACATCCGGGCCCTGCAGGCAGACATCGGCCGGGTGCTCACCCTCATGAAGCACAGCGACGGAAACAGCTCGATCTTCTCCCAGCTGCTCGACGTCGTTCGCGAACACCGCCTCGGCGTGCCGGTACCGCTCGGCATCGCCTTCAGGTCGATCATCACCCTGCAGAGCTGCCTGCGCATCCTCGACCCGCGGTTCGACATGGCCGAGCGCGCCCTCGATCGCGTGCCGCACTTCCTGGCTCGGCTCCTGCCTCCGCGTGCGGTACTCGGCTCGCTCCAGGCGCAGGCGGCCATCGGGATCGCCATGGTGCGCAAGCTCCCGCGTCGCCTCGACTCCCTGACCACCAACATCGAGAAGAGCGCGCGCGCCCTGGGCAGCCCCCAGGACCACGGCTGGGTGGGCGAGATCGTGACGGAGGGCGTCGGTGCGCTGATCGCCATCGCCTTGGTCGCGTTGGGAATCGTGCTGGTGGTGACTGACGCCGGCCCCCTCATCACCCCGAACGTGCGGCTGTACTCGTTCCTCGGCGCCAGCGTGGCGCTGGCCGGATTCGTGCTGATCCTCCGGTCGCTCCGACGCCTGTTCGTGAGAGGACCGCGCTAG
- a CDS encoding APC family permease: protein MSDPSWTQVVKTVEPEQPELKRVLGPGLLLLFIVGDILGTGIYALTGQVAAEVGGAAWLPFLLAFGVATVTAFSYLELVTKYPQAAGAALYTHKAFGIHFFTFIVCFVVMTSGITSASTASRAFAANLLVAFGIPDQTVTTMLIALAFIVLIMLVNLRGVAESVWLNVFLTLVELSGLLLVILIGMWAIAGGNADWSRVVAFETPEDKSVLLAVSTATSLAFFAMVGFEDSVNMAEETKDPSRIFPKMMLSGLGIAAIIYVLVSITVVALVPIGQLVGSETPLVTAVETAAPGFPINDLLPFISMFAVANTALINMMMASRLLYGMSRQNVLPPFLAKVAPKRRTPWAAILFTTALAVGLIAYVSLDAEGSTVALLGGTTSLLLLTVFAVVNVAVMVLRRQPVDHKHFHTPTVLPVIGVITCLYLVLPWTSGRPAGQYGIALVLLGIGIVLWIVERVYTASRRKRA, encoded by the coding sequence ATGAGTGATCCGTCCTGGACGCAAGTCGTCAAGACCGTCGAACCGGAACAGCCCGAGCTGAAGCGGGTCCTCGGCCCCGGCCTGCTGCTGCTGTTCATCGTCGGCGACATCCTCGGCACCGGAATCTATGCCCTGACCGGGCAGGTCGCCGCTGAGGTCGGAGGAGCCGCCTGGCTGCCCTTCCTCCTCGCCTTCGGTGTCGCGACCGTGACGGCGTTCTCCTATCTGGAGCTCGTCACCAAGTATCCGCAGGCCGCGGGTGCGGCTCTGTACACGCACAAGGCCTTCGGCATCCACTTCTTCACGTTCATCGTGTGCTTCGTGGTGATGACCTCGGGGATCACGTCGGCGTCGACCGCATCACGCGCGTTCGCAGCCAACCTGCTCGTCGCCTTCGGCATCCCCGACCAGACGGTGACGACCATGCTGATCGCGTTGGCGTTCATCGTGCTCATCATGTTGGTGAACCTCCGTGGCGTCGCCGAGAGCGTGTGGCTCAACGTCTTCCTGACGCTGGTGGAGCTGTCGGGTCTGCTCCTCGTCATCCTCATCGGAATGTGGGCCATCGCCGGTGGCAACGCGGACTGGTCGCGGGTCGTCGCCTTCGAGACTCCGGAGGACAAGAGTGTTCTGCTCGCCGTCAGCACGGCGACGTCGCTGGCGTTCTTCGCGATGGTGGGATTCGAGGACTCGGTGAACATGGCCGAGGAGACCAAGGATCCGAGCCGCATCTTCCCGAAGATGATGCTGAGCGGCCTCGGGATCGCGGCGATCATCTACGTGCTGGTGTCGATCACCGTCGTCGCCCTCGTGCCCATCGGGCAGTTGGTCGGCAGTGAGACCCCGCTCGTCACCGCGGTCGAGACGGCGGCCCCCGGCTTCCCGATCAACGACCTGTTGCCGTTCATCTCGATGTTCGCCGTCGCGAACACGGCCCTCATCAACATGATGATGGCGAGCAGGCTGCTCTACGGCATGAGCCGGCAGAACGTGCTGCCGCCCTTCCTCGCGAAGGTGGCGCCGAAGCGCCGCACCCCGTGGGCGGCGATCCTGTTCACCACCGCACTGGCGGTCGGACTGATCGCCTACGTCTCCCTCGACGCCGAGGGCTCGACCGTCGCGCTGCTGGGCGGCACGACATCGCTCCTCCTTCTCACCGTGTTCGCCGTCGTCAACGTGGCCGTGATGGTGCTGCGGCGACAGCCGGTCGACCACAAGCACTTCCATACGCCGACGGTGCTGCCGGTCATCGGCGTGATCACCTGCCTCTACCTCGTACTCCCGTGGACCTCCGGCCGCCCGGCCGGACAGTATGGGATCGCACTCGTGCTCCTGGGCATAGGCATCGTGCTCTGGATCGTCGAGCGCGTGTACACGGCGTCGCGACGCAAGCGAGCCTGA
- a CDS encoding alpha/beta fold hydrolase has translation MSLSASLPPAGLPGLDPSWSRLVDVPERAIGSAPGTPAAASGSRTNRWHILDNAAQLAELGATPVGTILCVHGNPTWSYLWRKTVAAATEAAATGRPAWRVIAVDQLEMGYSERTGVTRTLARRVQDLADLTDALAVDGPVVTFGHDWGGVISLGWAVDHPDQLAGVMLLNTAVHQPEDVPIPAALRLALAVLRPGTVTTTAFLDTTLAIAHPRLSSDVRRAYRSPYLEAARREGIGGFVADIPVDASHESAAELARISGAVARLAVPALMMWGPRDPVFSDRYLDDLQRRMPHADVHRFENAGHLIAEDVEYAGPALDWLGDRVASAAAGDASTASAGVGTVASTELVGDPAVSEAAADVVLPMWHHLEALADSREPAVVDMVAGPGGSPRTVSWALLSTRVHQIARGLVALGVKPGDRVSLLVPPSADLTAVVYACLRIGAIVVVADAGLGLRGLSRAVRGARPDHIISEVPGLIVARAFGWPGQRISVATLPTVSAHALNVTASLSGVIRAGEAAHELELPHPPAASAVAAVLFTSGSTGPAKGVVYTHGQLTALRDALSAQYDVGVGTGLVAGFAPFALLGPALGARSVTPDMDVTSPRTLTARAVADAAAESDATVVFLSPAAIANVVATADQLSAEQRAALARVRTFLSAGAPVSESLLTAASELMPNADPHTPYGMTEGLLMADISLDGIRSSTASLVTDSGADAARGGVPVGRPTATTRVRIAPIDSTGEVGGDLTDDAGVTGEIVVSAPHLKSHYDRLWITNRTADAHSTPGERWHHTGDVGHLDDEGRLWVEGRLQHIIVTADGVVTPVGIEQAVERVAGVRRAAAVGVGPRGTQQIVVVVELSEKQRRSRLAEPALSAAVRRAAASGGHEIAAVLVAATLPTDIRHNSKIDRAALSLWADGILRGGRMVSP, from the coding sequence GTGAGTCTGTCGGCTTCGCTGCCGCCCGCCGGGCTTCCCGGCCTCGACCCCTCCTGGTCGCGTCTCGTCGACGTGCCGGAGCGGGCGATCGGATCGGCTCCCGGCACGCCGGCAGCAGCATCCGGATCCCGCACCAATCGCTGGCACATCCTCGACAACGCCGCCCAGCTCGCCGAGCTCGGGGCGACCCCGGTCGGTACCATCCTGTGCGTGCACGGCAACCCCACCTGGTCGTACCTGTGGCGGAAGACCGTGGCTGCGGCGACGGAGGCCGCTGCGACGGGTCGCCCCGCCTGGCGCGTCATCGCCGTCGACCAGCTCGAGATGGGCTACTCGGAGCGCACGGGCGTCACCCGCACGCTGGCCCGTCGCGTGCAGGACCTGGCCGACCTCACAGACGCCCTCGCCGTCGACGGACCCGTCGTCACCTTCGGCCACGACTGGGGCGGGGTCATCTCGCTCGGATGGGCCGTCGACCACCCCGATCAGCTCGCCGGCGTCATGCTGCTGAACACGGCCGTGCACCAGCCGGAAGACGTGCCGATCCCCGCGGCTCTGCGTCTGGCGCTGGCCGTGCTGCGACCGGGAACCGTGACCACGACGGCGTTCCTCGACACGACGCTGGCCATCGCGCACCCCCGCCTGTCGTCCGACGTGCGCCGTGCCTATCGTTCGCCGTACCTCGAGGCCGCCCGCCGCGAGGGCATCGGCGGCTTCGTCGCCGACATCCCGGTCGACGCCTCGCACGAGAGCGCCGCCGAACTCGCCCGGATCTCCGGCGCCGTCGCCAGACTCGCAGTACCGGCGCTCATGATGTGGGGACCGCGCGACCCCGTGTTCAGCGATCGCTATCTCGACGACCTCCAGCGACGGATGCCGCACGCCGACGTTCACCGCTTCGAGAATGCCGGACACCTCATCGCCGAGGACGTGGAGTACGCCGGGCCGGCTCTCGACTGGCTGGGCGACAGAGTCGCATCGGCCGCCGCTGGCGACGCGTCGACTGCTTCCGCCGGCGTCGGCACCGTCGCCTCGACCGAGCTCGTCGGCGACCCCGCGGTCTCGGAGGCGGCAGCCGACGTCGTGCTGCCCATGTGGCACCACCTCGAGGCGCTCGCAGACAGCCGGGAGCCCGCTGTCGTCGACATGGTCGCCGGGCCCGGCGGGTCGCCGCGCACGGTGAGCTGGGCGCTGCTGTCGACGCGCGTGCACCAGATCGCCAGAGGACTCGTCGCCCTCGGCGTGAAGCCCGGTGACAGGGTCTCGCTGCTCGTGCCGCCGAGCGCCGATCTCACCGCTGTCGTCTACGCGTGTCTGCGCATCGGGGCGATCGTCGTCGTGGCCGATGCGGGCCTCGGCCTCCGAGGGCTGAGTCGTGCAGTGCGCGGCGCCCGGCCCGATCACATCATCAGCGAGGTGCCCGGTCTCATCGTCGCCCGCGCCTTCGGCTGGCCCGGGCAGCGCATCTCGGTGGCGACGCTGCCCACAGTGTCGGCCCACGCGCTGAACGTGACGGCCTCCCTCTCCGGTGTCATCCGGGCTGGCGAGGCCGCCCATGAGCTCGAGCTGCCGCATCCGCCAGCCGCATCCGCCGTCGCTGCGGTGCTGTTCACCTCGGGTTCCACCGGACCGGCCAAGGGCGTCGTGTACACCCACGGCCAGCTCACCGCGCTGCGCGATGCCCTGTCGGCCCAGTACGACGTCGGCGTCGGTACCGGCCTCGTCGCCGGATTCGCCCCGTTCGCCCTGCTGGGTCCGGCTCTCGGAGCCAGATCCGTCACGCCCGACATGGACGTGACGTCGCCGCGCACCCTCACGGCTCGTGCCGTGGCCGACGCTGCGGCAGAATCGGACGCCACCGTCGTGTTCCTGTCGCCGGCGGCGATCGCGAATGTCGTGGCCACGGCCGATCAGCTCTCCGCCGAGCAGCGCGCAGCTCTGGCACGCGTGCGCACCTTCCTCTCCGCAGGGGCACCGGTCTCCGAGTCGCTGCTGACGGCCGCGTCCGAGCTGATGCCGAACGCGGACCCGCACACGCCGTACGGCATGACCGAGGGCCTGCTCATGGCCGACATCTCGCTGGACGGCATCCGGTCATCGACGGCGTCGCTCGTCACCGACTCGGGGGCGGATGCGGCTCGAGGTGGCGTGCCCGTCGGTCGACCCACTGCAACGACGCGCGTGCGCATCGCGCCGATCGACTCCACGGGTGAGGTCGGCGGCGACCTCACCGACGACGCCGGCGTGACCGGGGAGATCGTGGTCTCGGCTCCGCACCTGAAGTCCCACTACGACAGGCTCTGGATCACGAATCGCACAGCCGACGCGCATTCGACACCGGGGGAGCGCTGGCACCACACGGGTGACGTCGGCCACCTCGATGACGAGGGTCGTCTCTGGGTGGAGGGACGGCTGCAGCACATCATCGTGACGGCCGACGGCGTCGTCACCCCTGTCGGCATCGAGCAGGCGGTCGAGCGTGTCGCCGGTGTGCGTCGAGCCGCCGCCGTGGGCGTCGGCCCGCGGGGGACTCAGCAGATCGTGGTCGTGGTCGAACTCTCGGAGAAGCAGCGTCGGTCGCGTCTCGCCGAGCCCGCACTGTCAGCGGCCGTGCGCAGGGCCGCGGCATCCGGTGGTCACGAGATCGCCGCCGTGCTCGTGGCGGCCACCCTGCCCACCGACATCAGGCACAACTCCAAGATCGATCGGGCCGCCCTCTCGCTCTGGGCCGACGGCATTCTGCGCGGCGGCCGGATGGTGTCGCCGTGA
- a CDS encoding FdhF/YdeP family oxidoreductase, with protein sequence MTRRPPVDDVTDADIEVGAPSSWAAGVPGILHAMEPAVQQLGLPRTMKLLATLNQKGGFDCMSCAWPDPDHRKVAEFCENGAKAVVWEATPVLVPSTFWAEHSIDDLLEKSEYWLGMQGRLTEPVYKPNGSDHYKPVTWDRAFEIIASKLTSLDSPDQASFYTSGRTSNEAAFLYQLFVRAYGTNNLPDCSNMCHESTGTAMGETLGVGKSTITYDDFEHADLVIVLGQNPGTNHPRMLTALEDAKRNGTRIVAVNPLPEAGLRRYKNPQTARGLVGRGTDIADQFLQIRLGGDMALLQAVSKRVLAAERSAPGTVLDHAFLAEHCSGFDAFAAAMAEVDDDEVLLATGLSLQQIDELADAYIRAERVIITWAMGITQHRKAVETIKEIVNLLLLRGNIGRPGAGASPIRGHSNVQGDRTMGIWEQMPDRFLDALRDEFSFEPPRRHGVDSVNGIAAMKRGEIKFWMGMGGNLVAAISDTSLAEEAMRGTEMTVQVSTKLNRSHAVIGAEALILPTLGRTEIDVQASGPQFVSVEDTVCAVHGSHGQVPPVAAGLLSEVAIVARLAQATVGDAVPIDWASFENDYDVIREHISRVVPGFERYNERIRTRDGFVLPNGPRDSRTFATSTGRAMLTVNTLEHVQRPDGCLLLQTLRSHDQYNTTIYSLNDRYRGIRKGREVVFINPLDLAELGLVDGQSVDVVTEWDDDVERALRGYRAVAYPTARGCAAAYFPEANVLVPLASTAMGSNTPVSKAVLVRVLAAR encoded by the coding sequence GTGACCCGGCGGCCTCCGGTCGATGACGTGACCGATGCCGACATCGAGGTCGGCGCACCGAGCAGTTGGGCGGCGGGTGTGCCGGGCATCCTGCACGCGATGGAGCCGGCTGTGCAGCAGTTGGGCCTCCCGCGCACGATGAAGCTGCTGGCGACGCTCAACCAGAAGGGCGGCTTCGACTGCATGAGCTGCGCCTGGCCGGACCCGGACCACCGCAAGGTCGCCGAGTTCTGTGAGAACGGGGCGAAGGCCGTCGTCTGGGAGGCGACGCCGGTTCTGGTGCCGAGCACCTTCTGGGCTGAGCACTCCATCGACGATCTGCTGGAGAAGAGCGAGTACTGGCTCGGCATGCAGGGGCGTCTCACCGAGCCGGTCTACAAGCCGAACGGCTCCGACCACTACAAGCCTGTCACCTGGGACCGTGCCTTCGAGATCATCGCCAGCAAGCTCACCAGCCTCGACTCCCCCGACCAGGCGTCGTTCTACACCTCGGGACGCACGTCGAACGAGGCAGCGTTCCTGTACCAGCTGTTCGTGCGCGCCTACGGGACGAACAACCTCCCCGACTGCTCGAACATGTGCCACGAGTCCACGGGCACGGCCATGGGCGAGACTCTCGGCGTCGGGAAGTCCACCATCACGTACGACGACTTCGAACACGCCGATCTCGTGATCGTGCTCGGCCAGAATCCGGGCACCAACCACCCGCGCATGCTCACGGCACTCGAGGATGCGAAGCGGAACGGCACCAGGATCGTCGCCGTGAATCCCCTGCCCGAGGCGGGCCTGCGCCGCTACAAGAATCCGCAGACGGCGCGCGGCCTCGTGGGTCGCGGAACCGATATCGCCGACCAGTTCCTTCAGATCAGGCTCGGCGGTGACATGGCCCTCCTGCAGGCGGTGTCGAAGCGGGTGCTCGCCGCCGAACGCTCCGCTCCCGGAACGGTGCTCGACCATGCGTTCCTCGCCGAGCACTGCAGCGGCTTCGATGCGTTCGCGGCAGCCATGGCCGAGGTCGACGACGATGAGGTCCTTCTCGCCACCGGGCTCTCGCTCCAGCAGATCGACGAGCTGGCGGATGCCTACATCCGGGCCGAGCGTGTGATCATCACGTGGGCCATGGGCATCACCCAGCACCGCAAGGCGGTCGAGACGATCAAGGAGATCGTGAACCTGCTGCTGCTGCGCGGAAACATCGGCCGACCGGGCGCCGGCGCGTCGCCGATCCGCGGGCACAGCAACGTGCAGGGCGACCGCACCATGGGCATCTGGGAGCAGATGCCGGACCGCTTCCTCGATGCGCTCCGCGACGAGTTCTCCTTCGAGCCGCCTCGGCGCCACGGAGTCGACTCGGTGAACGGGATCGCCGCCATGAAACGCGGGGAGATCAAGTTCTGGATGGGCATGGGCGGAAACCTCGTCGCCGCCATCTCCGACACGTCTCTCGCCGAGGAGGCGATGCGCGGCACCGAGATGACGGTGCAGGTCTCCACGAAGCTCAATCGCTCGCACGCCGTGATCGGGGCCGAGGCGCTCATCCTGCCGACGCTCGGACGCACCGAGATCGACGTCCAGGCATCCGGTCCGCAGTTCGTCTCGGTGGAGGACACCGTCTGCGCCGTGCACGGCAGCCACGGGCAGGTGCCGCCGGTGGCCGCCGGACTGCTCAGCGAGGTGGCGATCGTGGCCCGGCTCGCGCAGGCGACGGTGGGCGACGCGGTGCCCATCGACTGGGCCTCCTTCGAGAACGACTACGACGTGATCCGCGAGCACATCAGCCGCGTGGTTCCGGGCTTCGAGCGCTACAACGAGCGCATCCGCACTCGCGACGGCTTCGTGCTGCCCAACGGTCCGCGCGATTCCCGCACGTTCGCCACGTCCACCGGCAGGGCGATGCTCACCGTGAACACCCTCGAGCACGTGCAGCGGCCCGACGGATGCCTCCTGCTGCAGACCCTGCGCTCGCACGACCAGTACAACACGACGATCTACAGCCTCAACGACCGCTACCGCGGCATCAGGAAGGGGCGCGAGGTGGTCTTCATCAATCCACTGGACCTCGCCGAACTCGGTCTGGTCGACGGACAGAGCGTCGACGTCGTCACCGAGTGGGACGACGATGTGGAACGCGCGCTCCGGGGGTATCGCGCTGTGGCCTATCCGACGGCACGCGGGTGCGCGGCCGCCTACTTCCCCGAGGCCAACGTGCTCGTGCCATTGGCGAGCACGGCGATGGGAAGCAACACGCCGGTGTCGAAGGCCGTGCTGGTGCGGGTGCTCGCCGCTCGGTAG
- a CDS encoding 3-oxoacyl-ACP synthase III: MDGNATTTHRNVALLSVASTMAERVTTSEEIDSRLAPVLKRLKLPSGLLQRVAGVRERRNWEEGATFDDAAISAGKRAMAEAGIRPDQVGLLINTSVTRPHLEPSVAVRIHHGLGLPTSAINFDITNACLGFVNGMSLAAGLIDSGQIDYAIIVDGEDADQIQVNTIERLGRDGINRKQFMSEFASLTLGSGAAAAVLGRADQHPEAHRILGGITRAATQFNQLCVGSVDGMFTDAKALLRGGMELVTSAWKDASKSWDWKSMDRYIMHQVSDVHTEAIVKAVNLDRTRVPLTYPLLGNVGPASIPITLAEEAATLKRGDRVLLMGVGSGLNTSMMELAW, from the coding sequence TTGGACGGAAATGCGACGACGACGCACCGGAACGTAGCGCTGCTGTCGGTCGCGAGCACCATGGCGGAGCGGGTCACCACCTCTGAGGAGATCGACTCGCGGCTGGCTCCTGTGCTCAAGCGACTGAAGCTCCCGAGCGGCCTGCTGCAGCGTGTCGCCGGTGTGCGCGAACGCCGCAACTGGGAGGAGGGCGCCACCTTCGACGACGCCGCCATCTCGGCCGGCAAGCGCGCGATGGCCGAGGCCGGCATCCGTCCCGATCAGGTCGGTCTGCTCATCAACACCTCGGTGACGCGCCCTCACCTCGAGCCATCCGTCGCCGTGCGCATCCACCACGGCCTCGGTCTGCCGACGTCGGCCATCAACTTCGACATCACGAATGCCTGCCTCGGGTTCGTCAACGGCATGTCACTGGCGGCCGGACTCATCGACTCCGGTCAGATCGACTACGCGATCATCGTCGACGGAGAGGACGCCGACCAGATCCAGGTGAACACGATCGAGCGCCTCGGCCGGGACGGCATCAACCGCAAGCAGTTCATGAGCGAGTTCGCCAGCCTCACCCTCGGTTCCGGCGCCGCAGCGGCCGTCCTGGGTCGTGCAGACCAGCACCCCGAGGCGCACCGCATCCTCGGCGGGATCACGCGCGCCGCCACCCAGTTCAACCAACTGTGCGTGGGCAGTGTCGACGGCATGTTCACCGATGCCAAGGCCCTGCTCCGCGGAGGCATGGAGCTGGTGACCTCGGCGTGGAAGGACGCGTCGAAGAGCTGGGACTGGAAGAGCATGGACCGCTACATCATGCACCAGGTCTCCGACGTGCACACCGAAGCCATCGTGAAGGCGGTCAACCTCGACCGCACGCGGGTTCCGCTCACCTATCCGCTGCTCGGAAACGTCGGTCCGGCGTCGATCCCGATTACCCTCGCCGAGGAGGCAGCCACCCTCAAGCGCGGCGACCGCGTTCTGCTCATGGGCGTCGGGTCCGGACTCAACACCTCGATGATGGAACTGGCCTGGTGA
- the fdhD gene encoding formate dehydrogenase accessory sulfurtransferase FdhD has product MNRITSRKRVTRVTLGSPRTVRDDLLAVEEPLEIRVGGAALAITMRTPGADFDLAAGFLVSEGVIARGDEFAAARYCAGATDEGLNTYNVLDVSLAPGVAAPNPSLERAFYTTSSCGLCGKASIDAVRTRSQHAVLHDDLVVAPELLASLPDRLRAAQAVFEKTGGLHAAALFDGRTARMLVLREDVGRHNAVDKVIGWAVKEDLLPLTGIVLMVSGRASFELTQKASMAGIPVLAAVSAPSSLAVDLASELGITIVGFLRGESMVVYSRADRIGPDDDAGDATDPGRGVRPAASAALLSAAGTA; this is encoded by the coding sequence ATGAATCGCATCACCTCCCGCAAGCGAGTGACCCGGGTGACACTCGGGTCGCCACGCACAGTCCGAGATGACCTGCTCGCCGTCGAGGAACCGCTGGAGATCCGCGTCGGAGGCGCCGCCCTTGCCATCACCATGCGCACTCCGGGAGCCGATTTCGACCTCGCTGCCGGCTTCCTGGTGTCGGAGGGCGTGATCGCCCGCGGGGACGAGTTCGCGGCGGCGCGCTACTGCGCGGGAGCAACGGACGAGGGCCTGAACACCTACAACGTGCTCGACGTGAGCCTTGCGCCGGGCGTCGCAGCGCCGAATCCGAGTCTCGAGCGGGCGTTCTACACGACCAGTTCGTGCGGCCTCTGCGGCAAGGCCAGCATCGACGCAGTACGCACCAGGTCGCAGCACGCCGTGCTTCACGACGACCTCGTGGTCGCGCCGGAACTGCTCGCGAGCCTGCCCGACCGCCTCCGCGCCGCTCAGGCCGTGTTCGAGAAGACCGGCGGACTCCACGCCGCCGCCCTCTTCGACGGACGGACAGCACGGATGCTGGTGCTGCGCGAAGACGTCGGCCGGCACAACGCGGTCGACAAGGTGATCGGCTGGGCCGTGAAGGAGGACCTGCTGCCGCTCACCGGCATCGTGCTCATGGTGTCGGGTCGTGCCAGCTTCGAGCTCACCCAGAAGGCGTCGATGGCCGGCATCCCGGTTCTGGCCGCGGTGTCGGCGCCGTCGTCGCTCGCCGTCGACCTCGCCTCGGAGCTCGGCATCACGATCGTCGGCTTCCTTCGGGGCGAGAGCATGGTGGTCTACTCCCGAGCGGATCGTATCGGCCCAGATGACGACGCCGGCGACGCGACGGACCCCGGCCGCGGCGTCCGTCCTGCGGCGAGCGCAGCACTCCTGAGCGCGGCGGGAACAGCGTGA
- a CDS encoding PLDc N-terminal domain-containing protein: protein MDTLAGWHLLIILPMIALVVVWAVALVQIGRSGLDATAKALWALIVIVAPFLGVIAWWLIGKPSDKAPRFDPRG, encoded by the coding sequence ATGGACACTCTCGCCGGCTGGCACCTGCTCATCATCCTGCCCATGATCGCCCTGGTGGTGGTCTGGGCGGTCGCGCTCGTGCAGATCGGCCGGTCGGGCCTCGACGCGACGGCCAAGGCGCTCTGGGCGCTCATCGTGATCGTCGCACCGTTCCTCGGCGTGATCGCGTGGTGGCTGATCGGCAAGCCGAGCGACAAGGCGCCGCGCTTCGATCCGCGCGGCTAG